One Acidobacteriota bacterium genomic window carries:
- the purE gene encoding 5-(carboxyamino)imidazole ribonucleotide mutase, whose translation MSQAPLPLVGIIMGSTSDWETMRHAADVLARFDVPFERAVVSAHRTPAWMAEYARTAEARGLEVIIAGAGGAAHLPGMVASQTLVPVVGVPVQSHALQGLDSLLSIVQMPGGVPVATMAIGRAGATNAGLFAVAVLATRRPELRERLRVSRAEQEAAVRGAVLP comes from the coding sequence ATGAGCCAAGCGCCGCTGCCGCTCGTGGGCATCATCATGGGCAGCACGTCCGACTGGGAGACGATGCGGCACGCCGCCGACGTGCTCGCGCGGTTCGACGTGCCGTTCGAGCGGGCCGTCGTGTCCGCGCACCGCACGCCGGCGTGGATGGCCGAGTACGCGCGGACGGCCGAAGCGCGCGGCCTAGAGGTCATCATCGCCGGCGCGGGTGGCGCCGCGCACCTGCCCGGCATGGTCGCCTCGCAGACGCTCGTGCCGGTCGTCGGCGTGCCCGTACAGAGTCACGCGCTCCAGGGGCTCGACTCGCTGCTCTCGATCGTTCAGATGCCGGGGGGCGTGCCGGTGGCGACGATGGCCATCGGCCGGGCCGGCGCGACCAACGCGGGGCTGTTCGCCGTCGCGGTGCTCGCGACGAGACGGCCCGAGCTGCGCGAACGGCTCCGCGTGTCCCGGGCCGAGCAGGAAGCCGCCGTGCGCGGCGCGGTTCTGCCGTGA
- a CDS encoding TerC family protein, translated as MDVALFPFSEYWWLYAAFTAFVLALLALDLGVFHRHAHAVGFKEATAWSAIWVALALVFNYLFFLYARAAFASSERLAAVPGFDPEAAARQAGLEFLTGYIVEKSLAVDNIFVFVVVFAFFAVPAKYQHRVLYYGILGALVFRAIFIAMGSMLMQYGWVVVAFGVFLIATGVKMMFAPEKPLAPERNPVIRLFRRFVPVTAEMHGQRFFVRKDGRVFATPLLVALLFLELSDIMFAVDSVPAIFALTREPFIVFTSNIFAILGLRAMYFMLAGAVDKFHLLKYGLAIVLIFVGVKMVWLNHYFGGKFPTSWSLSFIVTVIVISVVVSLMWPRRPAAELPDR; from the coding sequence ATGGATGTCGCGCTCTTCCCGTTCTCCGAATACTGGTGGCTCTACGCGGCCTTCACCGCCTTCGTCCTCGCGCTGCTCGCGCTCGACCTCGGCGTGTTCCACCGCCACGCGCACGCGGTGGGGTTCAAGGAGGCGACCGCGTGGAGTGCCATCTGGGTCGCCCTGGCGCTGGTCTTCAACTACCTCTTCTTCCTCTACGCGCGGGCGGCCTTCGCGTCGAGCGAGCGGCTGGCGGCCGTGCCTGGGTTCGACCCCGAGGCCGCCGCGCGGCAGGCCGGGCTCGAGTTCCTCACCGGGTACATCGTCGAGAAGTCGCTCGCGGTCGACAACATCTTCGTGTTCGTCGTGGTGTTCGCCTTCTTCGCCGTTCCGGCGAAGTACCAGCACCGCGTGCTGTACTACGGCATCCTGGGCGCGCTGGTCTTCCGCGCGATCTTCATCGCCATGGGCTCGATGCTCATGCAGTACGGGTGGGTCGTCGTTGCCTTCGGCGTGTTCCTCATCGCGACCGGGGTCAAGATGATGTTCGCGCCAGAGAAGCCGCTCGCGCCCGAACGCAACCCCGTCATCCGGCTGTTCCGCCGGTTCGTGCCGGTGACGGCCGAGATGCACGGCCAGCGGTTCTTCGTACGCAAAGACGGCCGGGTGTTCGCGACGCCGCTGCTCGTGGCGCTGCTGTTCCTCGAGCTGAGCGACATCATGTTCGCGGTCGACTCGGTGCCCGCGATCTTCGCCCTGACGCGCGAGCCCTTCATCGTCTTCACGTCCAACATCTTCGCCATCCTCGGGCTCAGGGCGATGTACTTCATGCTCGCCGGCGCGGTGGACAAGTTCCACCTGCTCAAGTACGGCCTCGCCATCGTGCTGATCTTCGTCGGCGTGAAGATGGTGTGGCTCAACCACTACTTCGGCGGCAAGTTCCCGACGTCGTGGTCGCTGAGCTTCATCGTGACGGTGATCGTGATCTCGGTGGTCGTCTCGCTGATGTGGCCGCGCCGCCCCGCCGCCGAGCTCCCCGACAGGTAG